The following DNA comes from Papaver somniferum cultivar HN1 chromosome 4, ASM357369v1, whole genome shotgun sequence.
GATAGTCCTAAATAAGCTTACGAATCCAGAATTTCACGAGATCACCGTTATTGTCCAAGTAAGATTTCTGCAAAAACCATTTGGTACATCAAACACACATTTTAAACCAAAAGTTACAAATGCACAAGTGattatgtaaacagaagttacacataagGTCTTGGGTTTTATACTTGAAAAAAAGGATATGTAACTTCAGGTTACACAttataattagatgtgtaacttcaggttacacattataaatgcatATGTAACCTCATACTACACATCACATTTTGCCAAAATTAAAAAATCTGAGCATGTTCTCATAATCTTACAACACCCattacacattataaatgcaagAGGATTTTAAATATTTTTCGAAGTACTTACATATGCTCTCGGCGAGAGGAATAACGCTTGTTGATACTTCTTGTTTGATTTCATCGTTTTCCTCAACCCGCTAATGTAGAAATCAATGAATTCTGACTCCAAGTAGGACTCTTTCTTGGTAAGCTGGAGCATTAGTTCTCCACTTATATTAAAGAGCAGGCTACCATCGTGTTTGAATTCTATCCAGGCAATGTCTCTACATTATAAAGAAGGAAACAATTAAAGAAAATAACAGAATCAAGTATTAAAATCTACAATTAAACACCATAACAGAATCAAACATGAGTTTATAGCTACTTACGTTTTGGGATGAGTATTGAAATATTCAAGCACTTTCTTCTTTTGCTCGCCATCCAGCCTTTCAATAACTTGGGAATATTTCACATCCTTTCTCATTGTCCTGTCATCTTCGTCTGAAACTGCATCCATTGTTTCTTCTACTTCTGGAACTACAGCCATTGTTTCTACTTTTTCTTCTTGAACTTCATCCATTGTTTCTTCATTAGtattcttcttaatcttctttgaCTTCCTTTCATACTGTTTCAGATCTTGTTTTTCAATTGTTCTATTCCTCAAAACGCGTTGTTGTAGAACTCTTTGGTTTTTCTCAGCTTCCTTGATTGGTTCTCCTACTGGTTTTGGACTTCTATATAGTACAAGGCTAAAAACCCTTTGACTAACATCAGTGTTCTCCTAAGTTTGAGCTGTGCAACAACGAAAATAACCAGAATTAAAAAAAAGTTGCACATGCTCAACTtgtgtaatctgaagttacacTTGCCTTGCATAACATGTGGCAGAAAACTACAATTTACATTAATATACTTTGTACTCtatgtaacctcaagctacacatgccttttaccACTTGATCTAGGCTCTGCATTCTCCATCATTTGATCACCGTCAAATTTCAGCTGATTTTGAGTTgtgcaacaacaaaaataatcaaaaaaaacgTTTGCACACTGTCATGATTTTCCTTGCATAGCATGTGTAAATTCAACTTACACATGCCTTTACAATGTGTAAATTCAAGTTACACTTGCATTACAAACAAAATAGAGaggaaaaaaatataataagTTACATAAGGAATAATTGTTACCAGTTAAGCTAAGTTCTGCATTCTCCATCACTGAAGCTCCATGTTCACTTATGTTAATGTCACTGACAACCCCATCTAGCAATGTATTTATTTCCAAATCCGTCATAATATCACCATCAGGTCCTATTTGCATCAACCTGTAGGGTATGGGATTGTCATCATTCTATTATGTgttgtgtaaccttaacttacacatgcatacGAGTGTTTAGGTTGCATTTGCAGACgtcatttttgatgtgtaactactATTTAAACACAATACAGACATATGTGATATTTTGCATCAGGCAATTGGAAAATCAGTAGTGAGATTTTtcatgtgtaacttttagttacacaGGCAATTGTCAAGTTAGTGGTGagatttagcatgtgtaacttgtagttacacatgcaCCTTTTTGTAAAGTTACACATTTACAGACATTACTGGTGAGATTTAGCATgcgtaacttgtagttacacattcaCAGGCATTACATATGATCAAAATATGATATTCAAaagtgtaacttatagttacacagccTCTTGGCAAGTCAGTGGTGAgatcttgaatgtgtaacttacagTTACATAGGCTTATTTAGAGATCTTGAATGtgtaaatacaagttacacactcaatatacaaaccacTATACAGTCagtggtgagattttgaatgtgtaacttatagttacacatgcccTTGTTTGTATAGTTACACATTCAAGAGCTTTTACATTAGATTATAACATGACATCACAACCAAAATCACATATATAGTTTTCACTAGCATGCTGATATCATAACAACACATATACTCAAATAATTTCACATCTTAATACCTCTTAAGGCATGATCTTCTTTTGGAGGTTATTTCTTCCTTGCACCATTGAACCTTAATCTGCAGTTTAAACAGTTTAAAATGAATCAAAAACATGTATTAATTTGCAGTAGTCCTAAACTCCTAAACATCAATTGATGTTCTCTAAGAAAACAGATCGAAGAAAGGAAAACTGAAAAAACATCAATTGATGCTCAATTTGCATTAGTTTtctttgaataaaaaaaaaattctctgaaaGAAAGAACGAAAACAGATGCAAAACCtaccttcgtcttcttcttctttctttgtctTGTTCTTTGATCAAAAAACGACTGAATCAAAAAACGAATTATTCAAACGATAGATCGAAAATAGATCAAATAACAGATCGAGAATGAATCAAAAAAGAATGAAACGAAGAGAATGAATAaaaaaacaactgaaattaaacagATCAAAAACATATCGAAAACACGAAGAAGAACAAAATATAttacatgaagaagaagatttgataGAAAATCTACCTGTTTTTGGTTTCTCTTTCTTCGATCTGCAACTCTGAAATTTCAGTTtcgattttggaatttttcaGTATTCGCTCTGTAGTTTCTCAGATGAGATTTggtttctctctcctaaaatgaaaataaatgtaTTTGCGTAAGAATAAACCTAGATTAGTTATTTATATAGTCAAGGTTATTATGATCATTTCGACTTCTattataatttaattttaattaggtgcCTCATTTTAAAATTCTTTTAACTAGGgatctcatattatgggttatccatagATGGGATCTTAGCCTAATTCTCCCTTTTTGTTTTAGCCCTGTAATATTTTTGTCCTGCTATTTGGTCTTTATTTAAACTTGTAAAACTTGGTGTTCCTTTTGTCATTCAAATTAATAAAAATGTGTGattgaacaaaaataataaaaataaaataaaacaaaaaatcttcCCGGAAAAACGGTAACAACCCTGTTTTGTTTTTCAAACATTGGTCCATCAGAATCCGTCGTGGCACCGTCGTCGTGTATCCTCAAATCTCAACAGTCAAAACCACCCAGGCCCAATTTGAGGGTATTTTGGTGAATAAAAACTAAAACTAGGAGGGAGAACCGGTTGGTATGTATAAAATATAAGAAAAGGGAAAATTTTGTGACAGAAGAGTTTGGATTGATTGATGATGGCCAAATTTTCAGTTgacagagaagaagatgaagaagaagatagaggAGCAGGAACAAGCGGTTACATTAGCAGCAGTGAAAGTCCAAAACATAAGAAACAGAAGGTGGTTCCAAAGAGATCAAATGATGAAAAAAATAAAGATCAAGAAGAAGTGATGGTAAAATCAGAAAAGGAAGAAGGTATCAATGATTGTAGTAGCAGCATCTCTGTTACCTTAATTGATCCAGAAGTACTTGACTGTTCAATTTGTATGGAACCCTTAACTCCACCCATTTTTCAGGTAACCAATTTCTTTATTTGGGGGTTTTTCTTTGATTCATTATTACCTGAGATTATCAAATTCTTACCTGGTAATATCATATAGGTAATTGATTATTATCatccttttaattatttttggtgTTTGAGTAGTTAGGATTAGGAGACTGCCTTACAAAAGTTACCAATTGGGGTTAGTTTTTTTTACTGTGGTAATAAATGAGGCTAGTGTCATGTTGTCAAAAGAAGTACACCAATCTAATGTGTGTGTGTTTGAACTGAATTCAGTGTGAGAATGGACATATAGCGTGTGCTCCATGCTGTACTAAGCTTGGGAACAAATGCCCTTCCTGTTCATGGCCTATTGGCTACAACCGTTGCAGGGCTATTGAAAAGGTTATTGAATCTATCAAAATATCATGCAAATATTCACGCTATGGTTGTAAAGAAACATTTAGTTACAAACAGAAAATTAGTCATGAAGAAAAATGTATCTATGAACCTTGCACTTGTCCTATCACTGACTGTACGTTCACTGGGTCATCTGAACGATTATATCTTCACTTCAGCAGCAAACACTGGGCCTCTGCTAGGCGTTTCCAGTACAATTCCCCTTTTGCAGTTTCATTTGATAAAGATGATTCGTTTATTATCTtccaagaggaagaagatggacgTCTCTTTCTTCTGAACAACCTATTTGAACGTATCGGAAATGCGGTGTCAATGAGTTGTATAGGGCCTAGTACTGTCAAGGGAGGGTTCGCATACGATCTTGTCTCAGAATATGGGCGGACCTCTCTTAGATTAAAAGCTTTCACCAATAGCTTTAATGGGCAGACAGAACCTTCTACGTCTGTGGAGTTTCTTCTGGTTCCATACAGTTTTTATCGTTGTTTTGGGCAACTCAAGTTGGAGGTCTGTATTCGGAGTTGTAGAAAATTCAGTTGAATCAGTGCTTGCTCAGTTGGTGAAACTCCTGTTGTACAATATGTTTATGTTGGCTTGTTGTCTTTTAACATTCTGTAAAATATTGTACATGATACGCCTACCATCTCTGTAATCTATGATGTAAACTTCCTGTGTGCATTCGAACTATTCGTAAATGCTTAAACCCACTTTCCATTGCACCTTGTATATGTCTTTCTACGAAGTCATGACTGTGATTAGTTTGTGCGTAGTTTCTCTAGAACTAGCTTTGGGAACTTCAGAAAGTACAGTCATTTTTGTGGCAAATAGATCAGTTATGTTTCCTGTGAAAGGCTTTCCTCAGAGAGCCTACATCTTCCGCAATTGGTGGTTTTGGGGTATTTTAAGTACTTTGCAGGCCGAAAGCAGGGCACCTGATGTGCTTGCAATTCATTTCATGAGAATTTTCGATGTATTAGTATTCAAAATATTCTGATTTTCATGTAAATATGTTGGAACTTTTACATTTTACTAACAACACTGAACTTTTGGTCTTCGGCCCTGAAGTTGAAACATGGTTCATTGTCTGGTTTAGGTATGTCttgcaccaatttttttttactctGGAGTTTTCTCAAGCTGCACTGAGGTCTATTAAGAGGTGATATCTTCTATTTTCAGGTCACAGGAGGCAGATAAGAACTAGCATGTTGGTCTATTTGGAAGCAGAACAAGGAGGAATGTGCTGGTTCATATGATTGCTTTCTGCTTTCTTTCTCAAATATGGTTTGCGCAGGCTTAACTTACTTTCCGCATATATTACCCAATCCctggtaagtttttttttttttgtgctaacACATGATGAGTTGATTTATTAAGACTGTAACTGAATGACTTACCCAAGAAAAGTACAAGAACTTGTTGTGGTTGTGGAAAATAAGGTGAAAGAAAGAGTGCATTAAGGGAATAAGGGTTGTCAAATATAGGGGTGTGCTTtatcttttgtcgatgaagtgaTCAAATTTGTCACCAATGATTAAGGCTCTAGTTCTAGTATCTTAGGGGTATCAATTGAGGATCTAGTATGTTTGTCAGTTGTTGTTGGGAATTATGATAGAGATATCTTTCAGCGGTATCATTTTTTCCTTTGAAAAAAGGAAAATCGATTAGCAAGTTGTTATATACGGGTCATCCAGGATCTGTTTTGGGCTGAATGATGTGAACCCATTCATGTTGAATTTGCATAAAGACACAAAATAGTATAGTTCACATGAATATCATGTgcgttttatctttatttgtttattttggatcggcaaagaaagatttttttgataaaaaaagagaGGGTACAAGAGACTTATACCACCCTAgaacaagagaaaagaaaaaatgaacaaagatgatatcaagcTACCACTTTGTTTATGGAGGGTCAAAGTTATCTTTAGGAAGTTTAATACTTGATGTGTTATAAAAGGACATTCTGAGGCTTATGGGACAAAATTAAGCAATTAACAAGGGTAGTTTTACAAGTGTCACCAAATTATTGACAAGCATTCATGTTTTATGTAACCCTTCATGTCTAAATACATGGTAATGAGTAGTAATTATCATCTAAGAAATATTTgctattgttaaatttgaattCCTTTTCCTCTTCGCAATTGTATCTAAAGTCGCCCATTACCTCAAAGTTGCTTCAGACCGGAATATGTTTTATGAACATCCTTAAGCAAGAAGTACAGAATATTCATGTGTGGTTTCATGGCCTTACTGTAGTTGTATAATTCTTAAAGCTGTTTTTATTGACTTGCAAATGAGGGAGTTTATTAGTAAAAACACTAAATCTTCTTGGTTCGGACCCGGGTAATATAAAGTTAGTTTAATCATGTAGTAGAAGGATTCTTTACTAGGGAAAAACAATTTAAGGTGAAGATTCCCTTGAGTTGAATGTCTTGTTATTGGAACAACCATTCCAGACTCTTTGAAGTTGACATTTGAGTATTTCTCATCGTGATCTGTATAGTAGTTAAGGACTTCCACTACCATgctgcttaacaaactcatgacACCTTGTAGTCATCTATTGATGGGTGATTATGACTGTAGTTATATTGAAACTTTAATATCATTTGAAAACTCAACAGCTCAATACAATCTAGGTATCCCTAAGGGTTGGATTAAGAAAAAAAACCAGAGAATCCCACACGAAACCATATTATTTGGTCAGGAGCTTGACTTTAATCTGAGGCAGATAtttaagaaaatataaaataCATTGTTTTTGGATTCAGATATGCTGGCAGAACACACTCCACCATAAGGAAATAAAATATGCAGGAGAAGTAACATCAATGGTCCCATATGTTTTGGTAATTTTAATTATAGTTTATGCGATTTTCACATATTAAGATATGTTATTTAATATGGTGGGTTTGATTTTGTTGTCTCAGATCTTACATGGGTAAAGAAGACACTCAAATGTGTTAGGTTAAGATGTTACGGTGTAATTGACTGTTTGAATCTCGACAAATGCATGCTCGAGTATTCTACATTCATGCAGCAGCATCAAAATAGCAATGGTGTGTTCGATACTGGTGAAATTTATGGAGCTGACTATGGTAGTGTCCCATTTCAAGTTGTCTACTTGGGTCTGGCTGCCTGGCTCAGATTTCAAATAAAGAATGAGAAGTCAGCTCTATTGTTATCGGTTTTCACAAGGAAGTTCATGATTGGAGTTGTTAGGAGAAGCGTGTGGCAGGATTCAGTACTCCATTTAAAGGTAGTTTGTTAACCTAGGTGaaatttttttcaacttttaaGAACATAAGAAGATCACACATAAATGACATTATATGGATTCAACCAAGTAGGGCCAACCATATATGACTTGAGTTAACAGTTTGCTTTTTTCCTGTATGCATTTTAGGTAGAGCTTGTTGTGCCAACCAAGATGTGAAAGCTTAAGCCAATGTCAAACTGCCTGCGTGTTATCTGATACCTGTCCTACTCATTTTTACACTGGTTTGTATACGTGGTTTAGGTAGTGATATCGAGGATACATAAATTGTCAAATTATCTGAGTTACTTCTTTTGGAAGCTTGAACTTGAACATGACCTGCCTTGCACCACCACGAATTCCACTGCGCTCCCAGAATGGTACACTTCTTGCGTTGATAAAGTTAAACTCGGGTAATTCTTTGTGCTATTCATGCCATTGAAGTTTTTTATTTGTCCAATTTAGGGGTCAGTCCAAACCTAGTTTGTGCTTGTCCTGCCTTAAAGATTACAACACGAAGACGAGTAAAGTACAGAGTACCCTATTGGTCCGACATAAAAACcccatgattgattgattgattgtttcaATATGTACTTGATTTCATGATTGATTTTTTGCCCCTTCTCAGCAGGTGTAAGTGCAACTTGAAACTTCACATATTTTAAGTTCAGTCAGATTATTATTACACTTGTAATTTCAAAGCTCATATCATTACTTGAAGTTACGAAGTACATCCCAAAATTGTGGATGCGAGAAACAGAGGGGTTTCATTTCATTTTAAATACATAAAGCTATCACCAAACTAATTTATTTATTAATTGACCCCATCTCATTAAACACCAATTAACCCTACTTGGCTACatttgaaagaagaaaagaaggggAGATCTTTAATTCGTGGGCGAGAAGAATTGTGGGAACTACTGTTTCCATCCTTGACTACTACACCTTATTGGATGTCATTCAAGCACTTGGCCAATATGTGCAATAATGCAAGTTTTATGGGCTccatcatatttatttatttgattaactCTTGGAACTTCCTTGTTCCAACTATTCTTTGATCATTATCAAGATTCATTAATACTACACACAAATATCAGAAACTACTAGACTAGAGAGTATTATGTGGACAAAAATACAGATTCCAGATTTGTCTAGGTCATCACAGGGTACATTTAAGTGAAATTGATGATGCATTACTATTGGACCATTGGCATATGATTACATCCACATTACCATTTTATGCAGTGTAGGGAGATCTTTATGCATCACCCCCTGACACCATTTCACATTCTAGTGATACATTTACTTTCTGATAGTTTTCACAAGGACAAATCTAGTTTAGGAAATAATGAAATAAGCAAAGAGTTCAAGAGGAGATAAATGCACCTAGCCATGAACGATGCAACTTGTCCCGACAGATGATTCGCAAAATCTTATTTGATCTATTTAAaatcatatttcttataatctGCTAGCTCTTATTGAAAGTAACCTGTTATacggcggcatggtttattagaggggcggtattctaataggacaaaaagggtcatttcatgatcattcaaggtgtcccttataaaaaaaatactgaaagtgacaaattaatcctcataattgataatctagtttaatgatgataatcaaaTTTAGTGTTAATgcttaatttcacttatattaactcaaaatcaaaaccaaaatcagatttttagagttttaaaaaaaattgtagaggagaaggtcaatctcaatcaattgaagaaattaaccaacaaaatgaagaaccaggacctgaaaatgatcgggtatacttctaaattagtcccaactagctttttgttgctcaaagttatctaaaatacgtaaaaaaactcatttttttttttttacattttcagagctaattacggttggaattttgctcataaccaaccgtaaatcgaaattacggtttgtaaaagatgaactaccaaccgtaactggttaaatttgaagaaagaccaatcgtaaaaccagttacggttggtaactaagtgctcgataccaaccgtaactcagttatggttggtaaccaaatgctcgataccaaccgtaactgaagaaaattctcagatataagaacatacggttggtaattgaactattaccaaccgtaacaacatcaaaatatccagttacggttcgtaattgagctaaaatcaaccgtaactcacataaacccagaaatttcaatttcaattttcatctaaaaccctaatttttgatagaatttaaacttaaatcgaacaaaataaaccaaatcgtaactgggtttt
Coding sequences within:
- the LOC113272505 gene encoding uncharacterized protein LOC113272505, which gives rise to MDEVQEEKVETMAVVPEVEETMDAVSDEDDRTMRKDVKYSQVIERLDGEQKKKVLEYFNTHPKTDIAWIEFKHDGSLLFNISGELMLQLTKKESYLESEFIDFYISGLRKTMKSNKKYQQALFLSPRAYKSYLDNNGDLVKFWIRKLI
- the LOC113275455 gene encoding E3 ubiquitin-protein ligase SINA-like 10 yields the protein MMAKFSVDREEDEEEDRGAGTSGYISSSESPKHKKQKVVPKRSNDEKNKDQEEVMVKSEKEEGINDCSSSISVTLIDPEVLDCSICMEPLTPPIFQCENGHIACAPCCTKLGNKCPSCSWPIGYNRCRAIEKVIESIKISCKYSRYGCKETFSYKQKISHEEKCIYEPCTCPITDCTFTGSSERLYLHFSSKHWASARRFQYNSPFAVSFDKDDSFIIFQEEEDGRLFLLNNLFERIGNAVSMSCIGPSTVKGGFAYDLVSEYGRTSLRLKAFTNSFNGQTEPSTSVEFLLVPYSFYRCFGQLKLEVCIRSCRKFS